The region GGCATCACTTTATGTCACAGTCCTCGGGACACCGGGAAGACAAGTGTGAGACAGACTTCTATGACGTCACCTGGTTCAAGATCTTGACTGCCATCATCAACTTCTATCTGCCTACCTTGCTCATGCTCTGGTTCTACGCCAAGATCTACAAGGCTGTACGGCAACACTGTCAGCACCGAGAGCTCATCAATGGATCCCACCCTTCCTTCTTTGAAATTAAGCTGAAGCCAGAGAACCCCAAGGCAGGGGCCAAGAAACCAGGGAAGGAGTCTCCCTGGGAGGTTCTGAAAAGGAAGTCAAAAGATGCCAGTGGTGAGCCTGTCTTGAAGCCACCATCCCAAGTCCCAGGGGAGATGAAATCCCCAGGTGTCTTCAGCCAAGAGGAGGACAGAGAAGTGGACAAACTCCAGTGCTCTCCACTTAATATTGTGCAGGTGCaaactgaggcagaggggagTGGCAGGAGTTATGTAGTTTTCAACCAGAGCCAGAGCCCGCTTGGGATGGATGAACAGAGCCTGAACATGCATGGGGCCAATGAGATGTCAGAGGATCAGATCCTAGGTGATAGCCAGTCCTTCTCCCAGACAGACTCAGACACCCCCACAGAGTCAGCATCAGGGAAAGGTAAACCTAGAAGTGGGTCTAGCACAGGCCTGGATTACATCAAGTTCACTTGGAAGAGGCTCCGTTCACATTCAAGGCAGTATGTGTCTGGGCTGCACATGAACCGAGAACGGAAGGCTGCCAAACAATTGGGTTTTATTATGGCGGCCTTCATCCTTTGCTGGATTCCTTACTTCATCTTCTTCATGGTCATTGCCTTCTGCAAGAGCTGTTGCAATGAGCATGTGCACATGTTTACCATCTGGCTGGGCTATATCAACTCCACACTGAACCCCCTCATTTACCCCTTGTGCAATGAAAACTTCAAGAAGACATTCAAGAAAATTCTGCACATTCGCTCCTAAGGGAGGCAACAAGAGGATGCAAACAAAGCAATGTTCCTGAAGAAAATGGAGGATGAAGGCCTGTGAGTTGCCAGGCACCTGGGCTTTCTGGAGTCAAAAGAATAGTCTTAAGGACTAGTAACTTGGAAAGTCTTAGGCACCATTGGCAGAACAGCAGATGGCGGTGGTCAGCAGATAGATTGTGTactctgagcagagagcaggatATTTCCAAGAGAATCAGATCTGGATGAGTTCTCCTGCTCCTCAGGAAATGTGGGAGCCTCAGACTCTCATTGTAATTCAAGCTTGCAGACTGGAATTAATTGGAAACCGAAGGGACACGTGGGGAGAGTTTCACTGCTGAATTAGACGGAACTCTTAAGCCTTCCTGGAATGGAGTTATAGGACTGTGTAGAGACCTTACGTATGCAGATAGATGCTGTCTCCTTCCAGGGGTCACATTGATAGGCATGACAGCAATTTCATCGTAACTGTCATTTCTCAGAACACCTCTCCTCTGAGCCCCTTCTACAGCTTTCTCCAGAACCAGTGTCTGAACCACCTTGGAAATTCTGCCTTATTATTTCTCATTCACGCATATCTTAGAGTTAGTAGGAAATTATGCAGCTTGTACGTTCACTGTTTTCAACCCCCAATTCCTTTTGACTAGtaacaaaaaaatgataaaagatgcCCTCAAAGAGGAAAAGggtattttttaatggttgcaaaataaaaacaaacaaaaaaatgggaaTGGGGAGAAGAAAGCCATGTTTCTTGAAGGCTGGGTCATGTTTATCTCATTGAAGCTCTATGACACTCCACAGAAGGAGGATGGTGTTACTAGAGGAGCAAATTGAGGTGTGGCGAGGTGAAATAAGGTGCCCACATCACATAGTTGGAATGAAAATCCGGTGGGGTTCCAGCTCATTGTCACATGTTACCTCCAAAAGGCAAAAATTTGTCCTGTTAagtatacaacacacacacacacacacgctattCCTGAAAGTGGTGACAATTCTCAAAATGATGTGTTGAGAGAAGGAATGGCTGACACAGAATATGCCTGAGGCTGCAGAGGGTGATACTTTGAAGGCACAGTGTGCATTTTTATCTGTGAGTTCTGCTGTGTTTGTTGAAGAAAAGTCATCATGTTCTTTTATAGTCACATTTTTTCAGTAAAAACTAGCAAAGGCATGGGAACATCCAGTTTTCCTTGGGTTTATATCGCAGTCTGgttgtgatttatattttaaaacttaatgccAAAGTgtcatatatgtagaaaaatgaagTGTGTGTACAAGCTGATATTTTGTCTCTTGTGTTCCTGTTCGCATGATCTGttaaaatgacagatttttaCCTACCTAAAATATGATATTTGAAACTATACTGagtttgatttatttaattctacCTTTCTGAGTCTTTTCAACTGAGAAGATGTATTGAAATGTACTGTCAAATATTACGAGATCTGATATAGGGTTTCTCTGGTTTCTCGtcacattttaaatgtctttagaAAAGAACTTACTTTTTGTAACAAGCTTCACTCTCTGCTTGGCATCCCCCCAAAGCTCTTCTTGCTCAAAACTGGGGGAGCAAAAGAAACCTTTATACTGGTTTTGAAAGCTGCAGCTGGTCTGTTCCCAGGTCAAAAAACAtttcccaggtgccccttacttaTTTTGATAAATGGTTGAGACAACTAGTGAAGACAAGTGTTTATGAGCTCTGACTTTGGGTTGaagagacctggatttgaatctgaCAAGAACAAGAAATGGTCAATATAAACTGTCATAGCATAAAAAAATGAGGCCTATGCATTATTGAATACAGTGTTTATGGTGCGTGCAGAGTGTCTTGTACACAGTGGGGACTCATATGTAGTTTTAAAACATACTgaacatactatgtgccaggccccatgCTTTGCCACCATTATCTACTTTAACCTATACACCAATCTCATGAGGGAGATTTCTGTGTCTTTACAACtaggcaaactgaggcacagagagaaactgaggaacgggaagacagacagaaaaagagaagtagaaagtGGGGGACATAAAGAGCATAAACCAAGTGGCATAATATTAATACACTCAAGAAAAATCTACATTCAAGAACATACTCTGTATTAATGTATTCAGAagttaaatatattcaaaagaataataaaccaTCCTTAGCTTTTGATAAATAGAAATTCCTTCAAATGATTTGTGAAGACCACATGAAAACCAGTCAACTACTGCAtcacataaatctttaaaagcttGTGAAACTATTCCATCTAATAGAAACTGCTATAGATCTTAGAAGTTGGTAATGTTAATAAAGTGTTCATTCAGAAAAATCTATTAGTTTGCAGATTGGCCATTTGATGAATTGGCCATTTGGCTACTTAGCTTGCAGAAAATTGCTGGTGTCTCTTTTGAAAATGGGCCTTTCAGAGGTAGATTTAAATCCTAACACAGGATGAAAAGGATGCCGGGGCTTTTCTGGCTGGGATGCATTCTAAGTTCTGTAAAGAAATAATGCTGTTAAGATCTAATTTGCCAATATGTCCTTCCATAGTTTCTTAGGCTTTCAAAGCCGAGGCTGTGCAGCATATAGTTACCATTGTGGGGAGCATGTGCTATCCTCAACTGAGCTGCAAGTCAAATGATGAAGGTGGATTGATCTGAATTGCTGTGGTCTTGAATCAAGTGTCATGGGCCCCATTGCCTTGCTGTGTCTGAGAacattctctgcctttttaaGGGTCCTGGTCTTGCATCTTTCATGACGCTCCATTACCTTGGTGCCCCAAGGCGTGAGCATCAGTTCAAAAGCTTAGAGGAAAGCATCATCCTGTGTCTACCTCTGCTGCAATAAACTCtgaaggggggtgggggccagaTGTCACATGTGGTACAAACATGGCTGGAAGACCAACAGTTCCCAGGAAAGTGGAGTCATTGTGAACTGGGCAGAAACTCCAAAAAGATGTTAATTATAAGGATCTTAAAGTCCAGCAGAGGAAACAAACTTATAAAGAACCAACTTCAACCCAGGCTCATATATGCCTAATAGAGGGAAGCCTAGAGGTGGATGGGTGTCATCCTACCaggtattttaaaaaccaattttgTTACATTCaatatatacagtaaaatgcacccatttaaaatgtagagatcaatgagttttgacagatgtatACACCCATGTTATCCCCATctcaatcaagatacagaacatttccttcaACCCAGAAAGTTCCTCATGCCCCCTCttgccccaggcaaccactgatctgacTTCTAATCACTACAAATCAGTTTTGCTGATTCTAGAACTTtgcataaatggaattatatcatatatattctttttttgttttgtctatgATACCCACTTTTCAACTGggtttatcatcatcatcatattattgaagtatagttgatattcaatgttatattagtttcgggtgtaccatatagtgatttgacagttctatGCATTACTCAAGGCTCACCacggtaagtgtagttaccatacaATGTGATTATAATgttattggctatattccctgtgctgtacttttcatctccatgacttatttcacaactggaattttgtacctcttaatccctttcacctattttgcccacctcgccacccccctcccttctggcaaccaccagtttgtctctgtatttatgagtctctttctgttttgtttatttgttttttttagaatccatatataagtgaaataatatagtatttgtctttctctgacttattttacttagcataataggTCTCTCCTAGGTctttccatgttgttgcaaatagtaagatttcattcttttttttacagctgagtaatcttccattgtatcttctttatcctttcatctatggggtggacacttgggctgctttaatatcttgactattgtaaataatgctgcaataaacataggggaggatgtatcttttcaaattagtgtttttgtttcctttgggtaaatacccaatagtggaattactggatcacacggtatttctatttttaattttttgaggaaccgccctactgttttccacagtagttgcaccaatttatattcccaccaacagtgcataagtgttcccttttttccacgTCTTCACCAGCACtagttatttcttgcttttttttttatagtagctgttctgattggtgtgagagaatatttcactgtggttttgatttgcatctccctaatgattagttgatgttgagcatcttttcatgcatctgttggcctTCTacatgtctttggagaaatgtctattcaggtactctacccatttttaattggatgatgtgtgtgtgtgtgtgtgtgtgtgtgtgtgtgtgtgtgtgtgttgaattgtgtaagttctttatatgttttggatattaaccccttatcagatacatgatttgcaaatatcttctcccattcagtaggttgcctttttcttttgttggtggTTTACTTTGCTgggaaaaagctttttattttggcgTAGTcctaatgtttatttttgcttttgtttctcttgcctgaggagacatttCCATATATTGCTAAGGccgatgtccaagagattactgcctatgttttcttttaggagttttatggtttcaggtcttacatttatgtttttaatccattttgcatttgttttggtGCTTGGTGTAATAAAGTgctccaatttcattcttttgcatgtggctgtccagttttcccagcaccatttattgaagagactgtattatccccattgtatattcttgcctcctttgtcatagattaattgaccatataagaaTGAgctcatttctgggctctcgatcctgttccattgatctacgtattttttgtgtgtgtgccagtcccatactgtttttatgaatacagctttgtagtacatctagaagtctgagattatgatacttccagctttgctcttctttttcaagatctgtttttgctatttggggtcttctgtggttccatacaaattttaggaatatttgttctagttctatgaaaaatgttattggtattttgattaaaattgcattgaatctgtagattgctctgggaagtatggacattttaacagtattcttccaatccatgaccatgaaacatctttccatttgcgtcatcttcaatttctttcatcattgtcttatagttttcaaaatataggtcttttacctccttagttatatttattcctaggtactctTTTTGGTGCATCAACTCGGTTTTGAAGCCAGAGAGAAGGtcacacaagcagaggaagtgtgAGGGTATTGCAGGGGTGGAGATTTGTATAAAAGAGCAGAGTGTGCTTAAAACATCAGAATTAGTTTGGTGTGACCCAAACATACAGTCTGAGGGGGCAGTGGCAGGAGAGGAGCCTGTTTACAATATTGAATTTTACCTGATCCCTGTACTCCTGAAAAAAGCGATGGTTTTTCAACACCCTCCCTCCATTCTTCTGTGCTCCAGAAAGGGTTTACTGCAAAGAAATATCCATTCCTGTATGACTTACGTTGACTCATGGATACCTTTCTTGTTTACCTGTGACAAGGCAAGACAGTCCTTCTGAATTGCTCTTCTTTACCTTCTAAATGTTTAGCTGAACTACTTGTATTCACTGATCAATCCAAACAAAATGCTTTGTTAACCAACTTTAGTTAAGCTTCTCCCATACCCTCCAAGCCCCTTATTTTTTACTTACCCTCAGCCTGAGCCACCATTCAGCCCCTGCAGAGAATAGACTGACCTCAAGGTAAAACATTCTCTGACCTACTACTATCTAATCAAGCCACCCTTTCCTCCCACTTTCCCACACCCAGTTCTTTCTAGCCTTCTTCACTCTTCCctataaaggaaaaattctttttGCCTAACCCTTAGACACTTCCAGATCTTTTAGTCAGAGTGGTCTCTCTATTGCAAtagtcccttcccttcccttttcctccccccTTGCAATAATCCTTTCAAATAAAGTATCTCCTCACTAAGTctggatttgttttcttatttggtaGAGTCAAACATGCTTCCATTAGAATCTTACCCCAAAAGCTCTGTAACCTTCAGCAAGCCACTTAAATTTTCCTGGTCTCTATTCctttatgtgtaaaatggggataacgtGACATCTATGTTTCAGGACCTTTGTGGTGATTAGAAAATATGAAACCCTGAAAACACAGTAGATAATAGTAGTAATTACTCTTTTTATTATGAATCTATTGAGCTACATCTGAGTCACTTTCATTCCTTATGAATGAATGGCCTTATATGTCACATTAAGTTTATACTCACTATTGTGTCTTCAGTATCTGaccaatgcttggcacatagtatgtgcACGATAAATGACTTGGAAGGAGTAACTTTATCCCATTGACAGCGGGGAGCTATGAGAATAATATCTGGTCTAGAAAGAACAGGTTAATTATTGACGACTTTCATGAGCTTTTTACCTATTAAAATTCTCATGTCTCCACACCTGCCTCTTTAATGACACTTAGGATACGTTTAATGCtgcctcttctggaaaatggaaatgatcatAATTCCTGTCATGCTCTGAAATCgaaagagagaaagtggagcAGTTTTTTCAAAGCATGACAGGCATATAACACATTCCCACAGCTGATAAACTGGCTTATTACACCTAGCTCAGCTCTCACCAGGGGCCCTCGCCCACCTCCTGACGCTCCGCCTTCCCTGCAACTCAAGTTCCTCCCACTCAGCCCGGTGCTAGGGGCTCCTCTACCAGGTTGGCCCGCGCCTCCTGTGCGCATGCGCACCACTGACCTAGGCGGGCGGGCGGGGCCATATTGCGTCATCCGGGCGCGCGCTGCGGACTACACCGAGGTTGCCGGAAGTTGAGCGGCGGTAAGTGCACCGCGCTGGTGAGGGAGTAGCGGGGTCCTGCGGGCTGGGTTTTGGAGGCTTGGCGGGAATGGTCGAGCTCGGCAGTGAAGGCGAGAGTCTTGGTGGATTTCAGGatcctccctcctccagggagTCACTGACTCCGGCTCTCACCTTCCTTCTCCAGCCACGTCCCCTGGGACTGGTTCAGTCCGGGGTCCTGACTAGAAAGCTCCTAATGTCCTAAGTCAGTCCCTCCTGTCGTCTGTCGGGGAGTCCTCTGAATCTTAGGTGTTGGAATACCGGGGATAGTACGTCAGGACTCTTACCCTGGTTTTACCCGCATTTGCTGTGTGACTCGGGCATGTCACCTCTTTCTGAACCGGtctatcctcatctgtaaaatgggagtgataaATAACGTCATTTGTGAAGCGAGGGCGTTAAATGAAGTCAGTTGTTTGTCAGGGCTTTTTTGAGCTAAGATTCTCGATTCTTCAGTTTGATCCAGGGGTTACAAACTTTAATGCTTATTCAGTCAGGTAAGGTAAATGTAGgtgtaaaaattttatttccatgtcaGAAATAGTCAAACATGTTTGCTTGAGTTTTATGATTACAATGCTAACATATATGAAGTTGGAGAAATGAAGGCAAAACCCTTGTGTTGCACTCGGTAATCTCTTGATTTTTAAACACTGACGACTACAATTTTTtcaaaaccaatttttttaaaaaaatgttttttaactcTGCAACTGAAACCAGGCATATCTGTGACTGCCAGTTTCAGACCCCTGGGACCCAGGTTCCCTTTCCAATTGAatacttggatttcttttatGACACCCCGGCCCATGGGTTAAATTTCTTAATGACAGAAAGCTCGCTATTTCTGGTTATTGTTGTTTGGTCTTTCCCTAGCTTTTACTTAAGTCATATGTTGAGCTGAAAGCGGCTACCCCATAATCTCAGCCCATTGTCCCTCCTTCAGGCCCTTGGGCTCTCCCTTCCACTTTGCACCATTTCTTCTCCAGGCTGagcacatttaatttatttacccaTAGTAAACTCCACAACAACTGAGAattttgctatgtgccaggcatcaccGTAAGCACTGCTGAGGCGGAGGTGCTgttcatggagcctactttttgaTCGTGGTGGTGGCAGTTGTGGTGATTGTCGATAATACAGCACTTATAGTGGGTGGTAGGTGTTTCAGACCCTGTTAGACgccacagaaaaaagaaacagtaatggAATGGAGAGTAACTGGGGCTACGTGGAGGGAGCTATTATAAAATCTAGCTGGTCAGAGATGaattctctgaggaggtgactttGAAACTAACATGCGGATGAAGAAAAAGCCAGTCTTGTGAAAGCTCATCTTGCCTGTTTCTCCATCCTGTTAAACCGTTTACAGGTTGTGTCTCATTTGTAGCCCTTTgctcctgctgcttctgctgcctaaaacatctccccttccccttccattttttttttttggccagctCCTCCCTGCTTCTCATGTGACATAATTTCGAAATTCTTTAAGGAGTTAAGTACAGGGCTCTCATTCAAGATACacatccctgtcctcaaggaattaattattttttaagtcaaggAGATAGAGAACAGCACTATGGTATGAAGCTGTTGTAGACATTTGCCAGAGGAGGACTTAGAGAGATCATACGTCAGGCTGAGGCATCAGAGAAGGCTTCTGTGAAGAGGTATTGCTTTATTCAAGGCCTGAAGGATGAGCAAGATTAGTCAGGAgaagaggagtgggaggtggGATGATAATGCACACATTGGGAGTGGCGTGAGCAGAGGGCTATAGGTGACTGCATGACTTGCAGGTAGTTCACCTCCACTAAGATGTGACTATGGAAAGGTAAGCAGGAGGCAGATCACAAAGGGCTTTGGGGGTAACAAAAGactgtataatatataattaggAACACAGACTTCGGAATCTGAGTTACCTGTGTCCCTATGCTGGCTTTGCCATTGAACTGGTtttgagaccttgggcaagtcactccgtttctaaacttcagtttcctcatgtgtaagcCAACCTCCCAGGGTTGCTGTGAGAACTGAATGCTATATGTTACCCACTCGGTGTTGGAGGATGGTAAATCATAAACGGTAGCAGTTAATATTGCCATGCTAAGAAGTTTGGACTTTCTTGAAAGTGTGGTGTTGGAGAGTTGAGGCAGTGAAAGTTTAAAAAGTGGTGTGACATGCTCTCATCTATTTTAAATTACCTAGGCAGATCCATGGTGATTACACTGGACAGGGCAGAGccagcagggagaccagtgaggGCACTGTTGCTTTCGTCCaggtggcagaggaggaaggTCTGAACCAAGGCAGTGGCTGTGCGGACGGAGATGGATGCGTGGGTTTAAGGGCTAAAGGAAGTGGGATTTGCTGGACTGGTAACTGGATAACACCacatggggagaggaggaagatgatTTGGGATATGGAGGGTAATGGGGATGGGTCCTATGTGTGGACATAAGTAATAACAAAGTTCTTTGATTAGTGGTCCTTGATGGGTTATCCCTGACCTCCTCTGAGATTTTATTTAGAAGCCCAAATGGCCTCTTTTCTCCACTTTTACCCATGGGCAGTGAAGTTCAGAAatgccttcctcctccttttttctaTCTCCCGATCCTTCTACCTATCTCTAGCGTAAGACCTGATTGTGTATTCAAGGGAGAATAATGAGATACTGTTTTGTTACCCAGTAGACAGTATACACCACCATGGTCTTGGCAGACCAACAACTCGGTGTCAGTCCAGCCCCAGATGATCACCTCTGGGGTTTTCTTACACCTTCTTTGTTGTGATTACCTTCCTTTGAACTTGTTCCTGTTTGACAGTCTCTCTTTAAGAGTGTGGTGTATAAAAGAAGATCTCTTTCCTCCGGTAGTCTGTCCATACAGACAAGGGCTGTACTTTTTTTGTGATGATCTGAGCACCCCCATCCCCATCTTTGTTGTTGACACATCCTGCCCTTGACACTGTCATGCTGTGGACTCCTGGTGCTGCTTGGCACTCTTCATGTGTGTTTGGACGGCTCTCTCGCCCATCTCCTCCTTGTCTTTCGGATTTTCATTCCTCTCCCAGCTTCCTAACCTTGCCTTTGACCTCACGAAGTTGCAACCAGCGGTTAAGACTCCTCAACTGCTATAATTTACAAACTTATCTCCAGCTGACCCTATCACTTTGCCTAATTCTGTGAAAGAAATATGTTTTGGGCTGATTCTTTTACTTGTGCTGAGATTCcatctcctccttttcctcaggACCTGGTCCTGTCATTTATTCCGTTTCTTTCCTGCTTAACTATCTCTTCTCAtttaaatatctggaaaaaaCCAAACACCTTCCCATTAACTTCTGCCATCAGGCCATCACACCACCTCTTCCCATCCACATTTCTTGACTTCCTGAAGTCATCATTCGCCAAAATCCTGCTTCCACCCACTCGTCCTCCAAAATTGCTCTCCCTAGTCTTCACACCTCCGTGTTACCAAAACTCTtgaacatttttccttccttgtcttttgAATTCTGAGCACATCTGATATTGCTGATATTCCTTCACTTACAAAAACCACTCCTGCTTTGTGCTATCTCTCTGGCTGTTTCCCCTTGTATCCATTGTggacttttttcctgcttttgtccCTTAAATGCTAGTTTTCTCCAAGGCTCTGCCTTATACTCTGTGCTCTTCTAAACCACAACTTCaattcccatttatttatatgcCAAAGACCCCTGTTCTGTATCCTGAGCTGGGATCTCTCCTGAGGGCCAGCCCTCAAACTCAGTGAGTCCAAAATGAAGCTCATCAGCTTCCCTCCAAAGCTACAGTTCTTTCTACGTCCTTTATTCTGACTCATTCTCCTCCTTCCATTTAGTCATTCAAACCAGAGCCCTGGAGCCATCTTGGACCTTTCCTTCTCATCCCATCCCCGGTAGTCATCAAGGTTCTACAGATTCTCCTTCCTTGATATCTCCTGACACATTTACTCCCCcattttctctccccctgccttaGCCTGAGCTCTTCTCACTTCTTGCCTATATTCCTGCATGACCTCTGAGCTGCTTGCTCTGTCTGGCCCGCACTGGTGCCAGAGTGccctttctaaaatacaaatctttGCCAAAATACAAAGCCCTGCTTTGCAGTCTAATTTAGAtacccctccttcctcctcccattAACACCCTGCACAAACACTTATACCATACTGTAAGGCATTTGTTTTATCCACAAATTGCTATCCTGTCATTCCTGGTCTGTGCAACCCTCAAAACTTAGATCCTAAAATGCAAAGACCTTAGCTTTTTTGCCATTGAATGGTGAAATACAGCACAGGAACTTGTACATAATATAATGTTTATTGAAGGAATAACTAAATAGAAATCCCCCTGTCTTTGACACATGTTTTGTTGGTAACATTAATTGTTTTTGAGGGCctcctttgtcagatacatgCATTTTCTAGTTGAATCCTCACAGCGATTCTGTACAGCAGGTGGTGTCCCATCTTATAGGTGGGTGtgatttctgtgtctgtttcttgcTCTAAACCCCTAACACAGGGTGTAGCACACATGAAATACTTAGTAAATATTGATGAATATTCATTCACACagatatataaaagtaaattggACAGGACCAACGACTGAGCCAATGACATCACTCTTAGCTCCTTTCTTATTAACATCAGTTTCTTATTAACATCAGTTCATACCTTaaccaacattcttttttttttaaagattttatttatttatttgagagagagaatgagagacagagagcactagagggaagagggtcagagggagaagcagaccccccgccgagcagggaaagcccgatgcgggactcgatcctgggactccaggatcatgacctgagtcgaaggcagtcgctcaaccaactgagccacccaggcgccccaacattctTTGAATAAGATTATTTTACCAGTTTTTGACCCCTCTGATTATGTCAGTATATCCAATTACAACATCTTCATCTTGTCTACTAGGATATTTGGAGCATTCTTGTCAGAGACCTTGCTGAGGTCCAGATATCTTATGTCCTATGTCTTTGGTTCTTCTTTGATCAAGGAAGAAGTGCTGTTACTCTGTCATGACTTGTTCTTAAACCATAGTGGCCTCTTATGATGACTGCTGCATACAGTTGTGCAGGTTGTGTACTGCACAAGAGGCCACATCTGAGGGGTGCTTTGTGTAGGTCATAGGCATCATGGGTATATTTTGTAGTGCCAGTTTTCTAGCATACAGGGGTAA is a window of Zalophus californianus isolate mZalCal1 chromosome 1, mZalCal1.pri.v2, whole genome shotgun sequence DNA encoding:
- the HRH1 gene encoding histamine H1 receptor isoform X1, which produces MRREPQLEAALVPMTLPNSSCTFEDEMCKGNKTTIASPQLMPLVVVLSAISLVTVGLNLLVLYAVRSERKLHTVGNLYIVSLSVADLIVGAVVMPMNILYLLMSRWSLGQPLCLFWLSMDYVASTASIFSVFILCIDRYRSVQQPLRYLKYRTKTRASATILGAWFLSFLWIIPILGWHHFMSQSSGHREDKCETDFYDVTWFKILTAIINFYLPTLLMLWFYAKIYKAVRQHCQHRELINGSHPSFFEIKLKPENPKAGAKKPGKESPWEVLKRKSKDASGEPVLKPPSQVPGEMKSPGVFSQEEDREVDKLQCSPLNIVQVQTEAEGSGRSYVVFNQSQSPLGMDEQSLNMHGANEMSEDQILGDSQSFSQTDSDTPTESASGKGKPRSGSSTGLDYIKFTWKRLRSHSRQYVSGLHMNRERKAAKQLGFIMAAFILCWIPYFIFFMVIAFCKSCCNEHVHMFTIWLGYINSTLNPLIYPLCNENFKKTFKKILHIRS
- the HRH1 gene encoding histamine H1 receptor isoform X2 produces the protein MTLPNSSCTFEDEMCKGNKTTIASPQLMPLVVVLSAISLVTVGLNLLVLYAVRSERKLHTVGNLYIVSLSVADLIVGAVVMPMNILYLLMSRWSLGQPLCLFWLSMDYVASTASIFSVFILCIDRYRSVQQPLRYLKYRTKTRASATILGAWFLSFLWIIPILGWHHFMSQSSGHREDKCETDFYDVTWFKILTAIINFYLPTLLMLWFYAKIYKAVRQHCQHRELINGSHPSFFEIKLKPENPKAGAKKPGKESPWEVLKRKSKDASGEPVLKPPSQVPGEMKSPGVFSQEEDREVDKLQCSPLNIVQVQTEAEGSGRSYVVFNQSQSPLGMDEQSLNMHGANEMSEDQILGDSQSFSQTDSDTPTESASGKGKPRSGSSTGLDYIKFTWKRLRSHSRQYVSGLHMNRERKAAKQLGFIMAAFILCWIPYFIFFMVIAFCKSCCNEHVHMFTIWLGYINSTLNPLIYPLCNENFKKTFKKILHIRS